The following proteins come from a genomic window of Maribacter sp. HTCC2170:
- a CDS encoding putative porin, translating to MKYFFLLLFVLSFPFLHAQDDSNPSGRKPVAGGSQEKGKSNLPSAGALGITIKDYKIISHARDTTYLDTTLTIQKEYKYNYLRKDNFELMPFSNIGQPYNKLGVDFERNHLYPLIGAKAKHYNYFEVEDIDYYNVATPMSDLFFKTTLEQGQLLDALLTFNTSRRFNFSLAFKGFRSLGKYQLDQAQSGSFRTTANYISKDSRYSFRAHIAAQDIKTEENGGLISKEEQFEDGDEDFFDRSRVDTRLISTDIGENKILGKRYFLEHQYKLLRTRKDSSNVEKTSLAIGHTYNYETKYYQYKQNASNEYFGSVFVSPVHDKASLRAMYNELYAEFYNATLGRLQGNLSLYNYNYFFNSLVVTQAGQEIQNQLKGNEISLGAKYTKTIGGFLVKGSGKYNLSGDLTSSILDASACYILNENNKIDFSLHSSARMPDFNFLLYQSEYENYNWQNTSNFENQKVNSLSFNFDSNKWGNLNAKYSTLGNYTYFGIDPNQALIAGQEQATIKPFQESSSISHLKVKYNKEIKLGGFALNNTIMYQSVSQSNDVLNVPQLVTRNTLYFSTDAFKKAMYLQTGVTFKYFTAYNMDAYNPVLGEFYIQNDEKLGGFPMLDFFINARIQQTRVYLKAEHFNSSFTGYNFYSAPNYPYRDFVIRFGLVWNFFS from the coding sequence ATGAAATACTTTTTCCTACTGCTATTTGTGTTAAGTTTCCCATTTCTCCATGCTCAGGATGACTCTAATCCGTCTGGTCGAAAACCTGTCGCTGGTGGAAGTCAGGAAAAGGGGAAAAGTAATTTGCCTTCAGCCGGTGCCCTGGGAATAACTATAAAGGATTACAAGATTATATCCCATGCTAGGGATACAACTTACCTAGATACAACCCTGACCATTCAAAAGGAATATAAATACAACTATTTGCGAAAAGATAATTTTGAATTGATGCCTTTTTCTAATATCGGGCAACCTTACAATAAACTCGGTGTAGATTTTGAAAGAAACCATTTATATCCTTTAATTGGAGCTAAAGCAAAACATTATAATTATTTTGAAGTTGAGGATATTGATTATTATAATGTTGCAACCCCAATGTCTGACTTGTTTTTTAAAACAACTTTGGAGCAAGGTCAATTACTTGATGCCCTATTAACATTTAATACTTCAAGACGGTTTAATTTTTCATTGGCTTTTAAAGGGTTTCGTTCTTTAGGTAAATATCAATTGGACCAGGCGCAATCTGGTAGTTTTAGAACTACCGCCAATTATATTTCTAAAGACAGTCGTTATAGCTTTAGGGCTCATATTGCCGCGCAGGATATCAAGACCGAAGAAAACGGCGGTCTAATTTCAAAGGAAGAACAGTTTGAGGATGGTGATGAAGATTTCTTTGATCGTTCACGAGTTGATACAAGACTTATCTCGACCGACATTGGGGAAAACAAGATTTTGGGGAAACGATATTTTTTGGAGCATCAATATAAGCTGTTGAGAACTAGAAAGGATTCAAGTAATGTTGAAAAGACTTCTCTTGCCATTGGACATACGTATAATTACGAGACGAAATATTACCAATACAAGCAGAATGCCTCAAATGAATATTTTGGATCTGTTTTTGTTTCTCCCGTACATGACAAGGCAAGTTTAAGGGCTATGTACAATGAACTCTATGCTGAGTTCTATAATGCTACTTTGGGTAGATTACAGGGTAATTTAAGTCTTTACAACTACAATTATTTTTTTAATAGTTTGGTTGTTACCCAAGCTGGTCAAGAAATTCAAAACCAATTGAAGGGAAATGAAATAAGCCTTGGTGCCAAATACACCAAGACTATTGGAGGGTTTTTGGTAAAGGGTAGCGGTAAATATAATCTTTCAGGAGACTTAACTTCCAGTATTTTGGATGCCTCTGCATGTTATATACTCAATGAAAACAATAAAATAGATTTCTCATTACATTCGTCAGCCCGAATGCCAGATTTTAATTTTTTGCTATATCAGAGCGAATACGAAAATTATAATTGGCAGAACACTTCAAACTTCGAAAATCAAAAAGTAAATAGTCTAAGTTTTAATTTTGATTCAAATAAGTGGGGTAATCTGAATGCTAAATATTCCACTTTGGGTAACTATACCTATTTTGGTATTGACCCGAATCAAGCGTTAATTGCCGGTCAGGAGCAAGCGACTATTAAGCCATTTCAGGAATCAAGTAGTATAAGTCATTTGAAGGTTAAGTATAATAAGGAAATCAAGTTGGGTGGTTTTGCCCTCAATAATACCATAATGTATCAAAGTGTTTCGCAAAGCAACGATGTGCTCAATGTGCCTCAATTGGTGACTAGAAATACGTTGTACTTTTCTACAGATGCGTTTAAAAAAGCAATGTACTTGCAAACAGGTGTGACATTTAAATATTTCACTGCATATAATATGGATGCTTACAATCCGGTGCTAGGAGAATTCTATATTCAGAACGACGAGAAACTGGGTGGTTTTCCCATGCTGGACTTTTTTATAAACGCAAGAATACAACAAACTCGAGTTTATCTGAAAGCTGAACATTTTAATTCGTCGTTTACTGGTTATAATTTTTATTCGGCACCAAACTACCCTTATCGGGACTTCGTTATTCGTTTTGGTTTGGTTTGGAATTTCTTTTCATAG
- the trhA gene encoding PAQR family membrane homeostasis protein TrhA produces the protein MAHDDGSYHLEERLNTISHGIGAVLGVIGFMLLINADNHISAYSTQSIFIYSLCFIVLFVASTLYHATTKNNLKKKFRVLDHISIYFMIAGTYTPVALITLIDGNGWLIFYIVWGIAALGAVLKLFFTGRFEAISLVLYLAMGWLIVLDFSNLIDNTSTFGLQLLMAGGAFYTLGIVFYAWKRIPFNHFIWHLFVLGGAICHWLFIYYHVI, from the coding sequence ATGGCACACGATGATGGTTCATATCATTTAGAGGAAAGACTCAATACCATTTCACATGGTATAGGGGCTGTTTTGGGTGTTATAGGCTTCATGTTATTGATTAATGCTGACAATCATATTTCGGCATATTCTACTCAAAGTATTTTTATTTATAGCCTTTGTTTTATTGTTTTGTTCGTTGCATCTACATTATATCATGCGACAACAAAGAATAATCTTAAGAAAAAGTTCAGGGTACTTGATCACATAAGTATTTATTTTATGATCGCGGGTACTTATACTCCGGTTGCCCTTATAACTTTAATAGATGGTAACGGATGGTTGATTTTCTATATAGTATGGGGTATAGCAGCGCTAGGCGCAGTTTTAAAACTTTTTTTTACTGGAAGATTTGAAGCCATTTCATTGGTGTTGTATTTGGCCATGGGGTGGTTGATTGTTTTAGACTTTTCTAATTTGATAGACAATACGTCCACTTTTGGCTTACAATTGCTCATGGCAGGCGGTGCGTTTTATACGCTGGGAATCGTTTTTTACGCTTGGAAAAGAATACCGTTCAATCATTTTATCTGGCATTTATTTGTTTTAGGTGGAGCAATCTGTCATTGGTTGTTTATTTATTACCATGTAATCTAA
- a CDS encoding c-type cytochrome, which translates to MRINFLFLLFLLFLSCKPSFDEPNISLINYQIEENFELSVIASEPLLTAPVAIDFDNRGRIWVVEMPGFMNSLDGEGENEPNGTIKILEDFDNDGVMDHAKIFLDSLVLPRAIAMAYDGILYSEPPNLWFAEIENDKPVNRVLVDSLYATDGNPEHQPNGLMMNIDNWIYNAKSHFRYQRKNGKWLKEPTTFRGQWGITHDNLGRLYYNDNSRQLLGDYILPNRAIRNKFQTPKHSVNQLLTNDQRVYPLHDAVVNRGYAKGVLDSDSLLVNVTAACGPLFYRGGSFPLEYKNEVFVCVPEANLVKRNTLEFHGDSTSAKQTWQGKEFLASTDEGFRPVSLNNAPDGSIYVVDMHRGVIGHHAYLSPYMREKVKERELDTLISAGRILRIKNKPTPSNMNVDFDDMSEVELLESLKHKNGWIRDRAQHLIVSRNLILLKDELEELSMGITAPLTQIHALRTLEGLNELSFELLVKVADNSNADVISHVVVLLEDFVLEDNIATIQELLTNWIEKKDKQLDLYVVSSLGKWVTVSSEMFMPMVIEIAKRYPNSKIFNELILSGFDGVENLVNKMEEDPQLFNESLLSKIDVVGVHEKEDTANWIFTRKSLVEDTRTKGAKLFRQICTACHGMNGEGLEGLAPPLMNSEYASKPIERMGLIILHGLEGPVHVNGKEYNLNLAMPGLINNEKISDKDIADIISYVSNAFSDTPQQLKEGKVAELRKIKSKSGAEFTEKELLEY; encoded by the coding sequence ATGAGAATCAATTTCCTTTTCTTACTTTTTTTATTATTTCTAAGTTGTAAACCCTCCTTTGATGAGCCTAATATTTCTTTAATAAATTATCAAATTGAGGAAAACTTTGAATTATCAGTAATTGCCTCAGAACCTTTATTAACAGCACCAGTAGCTATTGACTTTGATAATCGGGGCAGAATATGGGTGGTCGAAATGCCAGGGTTTATGAACAGTTTGGATGGGGAAGGTGAGAATGAACCCAATGGTACTATCAAAATACTTGAGGATTTTGATAATGACGGGGTAATGGATCATGCGAAGATATTTCTAGATAGCTTGGTATTACCAAGGGCAATAGCAATGGCGTATGACGGAATTCTTTATTCAGAGCCACCAAATCTTTGGTTCGCAGAAATTGAAAATGATAAACCAGTAAACCGCGTATTGGTAGATTCACTTTATGCAACAGATGGAAACCCAGAGCATCAACCTAATGGGTTGATGATGAATATCGACAACTGGATCTATAATGCAAAATCCCATTTTAGATATCAACGAAAAAATGGAAAATGGCTAAAGGAGCCTACTACATTTCGAGGGCAATGGGGAATAACACATGACAACTTAGGTAGGTTGTATTACAATGATAACTCTAGGCAACTTTTGGGAGATTATATCTTGCCAAATAGAGCAATTCGAAACAAGTTTCAAACTCCTAAGCATAGTGTTAACCAATTATTGACCAATGATCAAAGGGTTTACCCTTTACATGATGCTGTGGTTAACAGGGGGTATGCTAAGGGAGTTTTGGATTCCGATAGTTTGTTGGTCAATGTGACTGCGGCGTGCGGACCATTATTCTATAGGGGTGGTAGTTTTCCTCTGGAATATAAGAATGAAGTATTTGTTTGTGTTCCAGAAGCAAATCTTGTCAAAAGAAATACCCTTGAATTTCATGGGGACAGTACTTCCGCAAAACAAACATGGCAGGGAAAAGAGTTTTTGGCCTCTACTGATGAGGGATTCCGACCGGTTAGTTTGAATAATGCGCCTGATGGAAGTATTTATGTTGTTGATATGCACAGAGGGGTAATTGGTCATCATGCCTATTTAAGTCCTTATATGAGGGAAAAGGTTAAAGAACGTGAACTTGATACACTTATCAGTGCTGGGCGGATATTAAGAATCAAAAATAAACCCACGCCATCGAATATGAATGTAGATTTTGATGATATGTCCGAAGTTGAACTGTTGGAAAGTTTGAAGCATAAGAATGGTTGGATCAGAGATCGGGCTCAGCATCTAATTGTTTCCAGAAATTTAATACTATTAAAGGACGAGTTGGAAGAACTTTCGATGGGTATTACAGCTCCTTTAACTCAAATACATGCTTTGCGCACATTAGAGGGTCTAAATGAACTATCTTTTGAATTGTTGGTCAAGGTTGCTGATAATAGCAATGCTGATGTTATTTCCCATGTTGTTGTCTTATTGGAAGATTTTGTACTTGAGGATAACATAGCTACAATACAGGAATTGTTAACCAATTGGATTGAAAAGAAGGATAAGCAATTGGATTTGTATGTTGTGTCAAGCTTGGGTAAATGGGTAACAGTATCCAGCGAAATGTTTATGCCAATGGTTATAGAAATAGCTAAAAGATATCCCAACAGTAAAATCTTTAATGAGTTGATTCTTAGTGGGTTTGATGGGGTAGAAAATTTGGTGAATAAAATGGAAGAAGACCCTCAACTTTTTAACGAAAGCCTTTTATCTAAAATAGATGTCGTCGGAGTTCATGAGAAAGAGGATACTGCCAATTGGATATTTACCCGAAAATCATTAGTTGAGGACACCAGGACAAAAGGGGCTAAACTTTTCAGACAGATATGTACTGCTTGTCACGGAATGAACGGTGAGGGACTTGAAGGATTAGCGCCTCCTTTAATGAATTCAGAATATGCATCCAAACCTATAGAACGAATGGGGTTAATCATTCTTCATGGTTTGGAAGGACCAGTTCATGTTAATGGCAAGGAGTATAATTTGAATTTAGCTATGCCAGGATTAATAAACAATGAAAAAATTAGTGATAAGGACATTGCTGATATTATCTCCTATGTTAGCAATGCATTTTCTGACACCCCTCAGCAGCTTAAAGAAGGGAAGGTTGCTGAGCTCAGAAAAATAAAATCAAAGAGCGGAGCAGAATTCACAGAAAAGGAACTTCTGGAATATTAG
- a CDS encoding ribonuclease HII, whose protein sequence is MLKRFYHTLDEVGTDEAGRGCLAGPVTAAALILPKDFKNVMLNDSKQLSENKRTILKPIIEQSAVCFGVAHIFPEEIDKINILNASILAMHKAIDQLTDDLKFIIVDGNRFKPYHDIPFECIIKGDSKYMSIAAASVLAKTYRDGYMEQLHEEFPMYNWKKNKGYPTKEHREAIREYGITKYHRKSFRQLPEQLTLKL, encoded by the coding sequence ATGCTAAAAAGATTTTACCATACCCTAGATGAAGTAGGCACCGACGAAGCTGGACGTGGCTGTCTAGCGGGCCCAGTTACAGCTGCGGCCCTGATTTTACCCAAAGATTTTAAAAATGTGATGCTAAATGATTCGAAGCAACTTTCTGAAAACAAGCGTACTATATTAAAACCCATAATTGAACAAAGTGCAGTTTGTTTTGGAGTAGCCCATATTTTTCCGGAAGAGATTGATAAAATTAATATTCTAAACGCCTCAATCTTGGCTATGCATAAGGCAATTGACCAACTTACTGATGACCTAAAGTTTATTATTGTCGATGGGAATAGATTTAAGCCGTATCATGATATTCCTTTTGAATGTATTATTAAGGGAGACAGTAAATACATGAGCATAGCCGCGGCTTCTGTCTTGGCCAAAACCTATCGTGACGGTTACATGGAGCAGCTTCATGAAGAATTCCCCATGTACAATTGGAAAAAAAACAAAGGCTACCCCACTAAAGAACACCGAGAAGCTATTCGTGAATACGGCATTACCAAATACCACAGAAAAAGCTTTAGACAATTACCAGAACAGTTGACTCTGAAGCTTTAA
- a CDS encoding LacI family DNA-binding transcriptional regulator, which yields MGKKVTIYDLAEELQVSPGTVSRSLNNHPAISNKTKQRVISKASELGYKVNKFAVNLSKQKSNAIGVIVPRLNSYFMSTVLAGMEKVANEAGYNLIISQSLESMEKERLNTKTLYDSGVDGLLVSLARDTTGYDHFSPFSQSELPLIFFDRVHEMPNSSTIVIDNISAGFEATEHLITQGCKHILHISGNLNRSVYADRFEGFRNALLAHGLGFKEEQLLEINLDSKKVEDVLAHIKSTQKPIDGVFVASDTFAAHCIKGLQKEKYRIPEDIKVIGFNNDPISELVTPTLSTIDYPGYEMGVLAGQSIISHLNGNINLQSANSISLRHRLIVRESTK from the coding sequence ATGGGGAAAAAAGTTACAATTTATGATTTGGCAGAAGAACTTCAGGTTTCCCCAGGAACTGTTAGTAGAAGTTTAAATAACCATCCCGCTATTAGTAATAAAACCAAACAAAGAGTCATTTCGAAAGCAAGTGAACTGGGTTACAAGGTCAATAAATTTGCTGTCAACCTCAGTAAACAAAAATCCAATGCTATTGGTGTCATTGTTCCTCGGCTTAATTCATATTTTATGTCTACCGTTCTTGCCGGTATGGAGAAAGTTGCCAATGAGGCAGGTTATAATTTGATTATAAGCCAATCTTTAGAATCAATGGAGAAAGAGAGGCTAAATACAAAAACACTGTATGATAGTGGTGTTGATGGCCTTTTGGTCTCCCTAGCTCGCGACACAACTGGTTATGACCACTTCTCCCCTTTCTCACAAAGCGAATTGCCGCTTATATTCTTTGATAGAGTTCATGAAATGCCCAATAGCTCAACAATAGTTATTGATAATATATCTGCAGGTTTTGAAGCTACCGAACATTTAATCACGCAAGGGTGTAAGCACATATTGCACATTAGTGGTAATTTAAACCGAAGTGTTTACGCAGATCGTTTTGAAGGATTCAGAAATGCACTGCTTGCCCATGGCCTGGGTTTTAAAGAAGAACAGTTATTAGAAATAAACCTGGATTCAAAAAAAGTAGAGGATGTTCTTGCCCATATAAAAAGTACACAAAAACCTATCGACGGGGTATTTGTTGCTAGTGACACATTTGCTGCCCATTGCATTAAAGGGTTACAAAAAGAAAAATATCGGATTCCTGAAGATATAAAGGTCATTGGCTTTAACAATGACCCCATTTCTGAATTGGTCACCCCCACCCTGAGTACCATAGATTATCCAGGATACGAAATGGGAGTTCTAGCAGGGCAAAGTATAATTAGTCACTTAAATGGGAATATTAACTTACAATCTGCAAATTCAATTAGTCTTAGACATCGTTTGATTGTACGGGAATCCACAAAATAA
- a CDS encoding Ig-like domain-containing protein — translation MPKSSLLFVFIFLIISCSKDSDQKKEEPDVIAPVVEFSIAGTPNNTTGEPIVVSNQIEVNVNAQDQGGISKIEAFINNTLVGEDSSPPFSIIINVSSYTSKVTSTNKYEDYILKVTATDLAGNTSSVEQNINIDNELPTISEVSLIDNSVLNGDTNNVTFEVMDNEEITSVMVYLNEELLSDITEDSSFEFNIDTSSLLDGENTLKIEVKDPAENTGIHIVSFIVDNTGPEITIEAITNGQIIYELTDLIPLVSDLYSNVVSFEILNGETNLASFDKLATTYEFTFDPDIYPTGINTLLFKATDILGNESSIEIPIEIYRKLVTINLPTDFYNPQIARIYVFASSTDGQVLDTKRIFQNTQQVVLSTQYDINLEEEFSITFGEYVTGQFGNSSELTSIQDLKYKAITEFNLKTYPRIQYGLSRSFSKTNFDPDDQISLIAQGFGYNNSYSEPNELVLEQATSITSGIINPEKMYISLNNMTLNQHSYLIVDWDIPNNFVVNYDNFIQDGMEQKFYQTTLNSGNYESSTLSIYGYLSEMEFQNNVSHRIYDYGYGSMPVGGVPFFFNTNLYETKYSLRVNNYFTERIGVPLETFVDVDWGLDYSYSNKEISLTKSGIGHNVGKISIGTDAPTVINGLNISYRWSTVFDSETSDSVSLPEIPEEMQNWGFYQIFEQDNLEVQQVEIKKYQGIISYEDYINKVIKNNTHSYLVSPSMESRFKNNQDGYYVRYPHFLLD, via the coding sequence ATGCCTAAATCATCTTTACTTTTTGTATTCATTTTTCTTATTATTTCTTGTTCCAAAGATTCTGACCAAAAAAAAGAAGAACCTGATGTTATAGCACCTGTTGTTGAATTTTCAATTGCTGGAACTCCAAACAATACTACAGGTGAGCCCATTGTTGTAAGCAATCAAATTGAGGTAAATGTCAATGCCCAGGATCAAGGAGGTATTAGTAAAATAGAAGCCTTTATCAATAATACCCTAGTAGGAGAAGATTCCTCGCCCCCATTTTCAATAATCATAAATGTATCTTCTTATACTTCTAAGGTGACTTCAACCAATAAATATGAAGATTACATACTAAAAGTTACGGCCACGGACTTAGCTGGAAACACATCTTCAGTTGAACAGAATATTAACATTGATAATGAATTACCAACAATATCGGAAGTATCACTGATAGATAATTCCGTTCTAAATGGCGACACGAATAATGTTACTTTTGAGGTTATGGACAACGAAGAGATTACCTCCGTTATGGTCTATCTCAATGAAGAACTACTATCAGATATTACAGAAGATAGTAGCTTTGAATTCAACATTGATACATCTTCGCTTTTAGACGGTGAAAACACCTTAAAGATAGAAGTAAAAGATCCAGCAGAAAATACAGGAATTCACATTGTGAGCTTTATTGTAGACAATACTGGTCCTGAAATCACCATTGAAGCTATAACGAACGGACAAATCATCTATGAACTCACTGATTTAATTCCTTTGGTTTCCGACCTGTATTCTAATGTTGTATCCTTTGAAATCCTAAATGGAGAAACAAATTTGGCCTCTTTTGATAAATTGGCCACCACATATGAATTTACTTTTGACCCAGATATATATCCTACCGGAATCAATACACTTTTGTTTAAAGCGACAGACATTCTGGGCAACGAATCGTCAATCGAAATTCCTATTGAGATTTATAGAAAACTAGTGACCATTAATTTACCAACTGATTTTTATAACCCTCAAATTGCCAGAATTTATGTTTTTGCCTCTTCTACCGATGGTCAAGTTCTGGATACGAAAAGAATATTTCAAAACACCCAGCAAGTTGTCTTAAGCACCCAGTACGATATTAATTTGGAAGAAGAATTTTCAATTACATTTGGAGAGTATGTTACTGGTCAATTTGGGAATTCTAGTGAACTGACCTCAATACAGGATTTGAAATACAAAGCAATTACCGAATTTAATCTAAAAACATATCCTAGGATTCAATATGGTCTTTCTAGATCTTTTTCAAAAACTAATTTTGATCCAGACGACCAAATAAGTTTGATTGCACAAGGTTTTGGATATAACAACTCCTATTCAGAGCCCAATGAGTTGGTATTAGAACAGGCAACTTCAATTACTTCGGGCATTATAAATCCAGAAAAAATGTACATAAGTCTAAACAATATGACTTTGAATCAACATTCTTATTTAATCGTGGATTGGGATATCCCGAATAATTTTGTAGTAAACTATGATAATTTTATTCAGGACGGAATGGAGCAAAAATTCTACCAAACCACATTGAACTCAGGAAATTACGAATCTTCAACCCTAAGTATTTATGGATACTTATCCGAAATGGAATTTCAAAACAACGTTTCTCATCGAATATACGACTATGGATATGGTAGTATGCCTGTGGGTGGAGTCCCTTTCTTTTTTAACACCAATCTATATGAAACCAAGTACTCTCTCAGGGTGAATAACTATTTCACAGAACGTATTGGTGTACCACTGGAAACATTTGTAGATGTGGACTGGGGTTTAGACTACTCCTATTCAAATAAAGAAATTAGCTTAACTAAAAGTGGTATAGGGCATAATGTGGGTAAAATATCAATAGGCACAGATGCGCCTACCGTAATAAATGGACTTAATATTTCTTATAGATGGAGTACCGTATTTGATAGCGAAACATCAGATAGTGTAAGTTTGCCCGAGATTCCAGAAGAAATGCAAAATTGGGGATTCTATCAAATCTTTGAGCAAGATAATTTGGAGGTACAACAAGTCGAAATCAAAAAGTATCAGGGCATTATTTCTTACGAAGATTATATAAATAAAGTAATAAAAAATAATACACATTCATATTTGGTTTCGCCTTCTATGGAATCTAGATTCAAGAATAATCAAGATGGTTATTATGTGCGATACCCTCATTTTCTCCTAGATTAA
- a CDS encoding ThuA domain-containing protein produces MKKIRSIALSLALVLGILTSNSQSFKEVEISKEWILKIERLAPTALTVKNVSKKKILVFSKATGFDHWTIPHNAEMLKILGKKTGVFEVHVKYDIEQFEKKNLKKYDAVIFNNCNPSGPDRDLFADLLRQNSSLTALEIKNKAPEYEANMMNYVKKGGGLMILHGAITVQNNSSAFSGMTGGSFDYHPKQQQIHLKEVDGNHPLVQAFNGNGFTHFDEPYFFKNAYFDYNFRPLLYMEVDQLDGLKKEVSEKVVYVSWIKKYGKGRVFYSSPSHNAQSMDNPELLQFFLDGMQYVVGDLICDDSAMKK; encoded by the coding sequence ATGAAAAAAATCAGATCAATCGCCCTATCCCTAGCACTGGTTCTTGGGATTTTAACATCAAACTCTCAAAGTTTTAAAGAAGTTGAGATTTCCAAAGAATGGATTCTTAAAATCGAACGTTTGGCGCCAACAGCACTAACAGTAAAAAACGTGTCCAAAAAGAAAATATTGGTTTTCTCAAAGGCTACAGGTTTCGATCACTGGACGATTCCACATAATGCAGAAATGCTAAAAATACTAGGAAAAAAAACAGGAGTGTTTGAAGTACATGTTAAGTATGATATTGAGCAATTCGAAAAAAAGAATCTTAAAAAGTATGATGCAGTAATATTCAACAATTGTAATCCCAGTGGTCCTGACCGAGATCTTTTTGCAGACCTGCTTCGACAAAATTCTTCGCTAACGGCTTTGGAAATCAAGAATAAAGCACCTGAATATGAGGCGAATATGATGAATTATGTTAAAAAGGGTGGCGGTCTCATGATTCTACACGGCGCAATTACTGTACAGAACAATTCTAGTGCTTTTAGTGGAATGACCGGAGGCAGTTTTGATTATCACCCTAAACAACAACAAATACACCTAAAAGAAGTAGATGGCAACCATCCCCTCGTACAAGCCTTTAATGGCAATGGTTTTACTCATTTTGACGAACCATATTTTTTTAAGAACGCTTATTTTGATTACAATTTTCGTCCTTTGTTGTATATGGAAGTTGACCAACTTGATGGTTTGAAGAAAGAAGTTTCCGAAAAAGTTGTTTATGTATCTTGGATCAAAAAGTATGGCAAGGGACGTGTATTTTATTCCTCACCTTCCCATAATGCCCAAAGTATGGACAACCCGGAATTGTTGCAGTTTTTCCTAGACGGAATGCAGTATGTGGTGGGTGATTTAATATGTGACGATTCTGCTATGAAAAAATAG